Proteins encoded within one genomic window of Epinephelus lanceolatus isolate andai-2023 chromosome 9, ASM4190304v1, whole genome shotgun sequence:
- the tent2 gene encoding poly(A) RNA polymerase GLD2, whose translation MKNRSMFPRSAAPRGQAAYRNGLYPPPPVPRSYDYNHQSSAGVNSFYVPELDRLPRYEWTPRPLSPVPHLVPAPHTPTMTNGRKRQNDEYSPYVVKRQRLDSPSRPSIGSPLPRAPAPRRRDQAVAGLSRSSVGFESRFPSPPARIHPQVTGRPTPAQHLDSSSYPSISSPLPRAPAPSRPDQAVAGSSRSSFGFDSRYPSPPARIHPQVSAVPESSKSLQAYAQDKLSEQMVELFEACQQQASDLLRKEMCRVQLQSDIQSVFAVARLYLTGSSMNGLGCRSSDADLCLVLDGNKRPEAIHALSVLQRLFKLFKSLPYVERTQLIRAKVPILRFREKGSELEFDLNVNNTVGIRNTFLLRSYAYADLRVRPMILVIKKWARHNQINDASKGTLSSYALVLMVLHYLQTLKEPVLPSLQRDYPDCFYPLLDINVVPEGPKHIPPYNSKNQSSLGELLLGFLKYYATDFRWDKQVISVREAKALPKTNILAWRNKYICVEEPFERNNVARAVHEKIKFDSIKAEFAEAWRILRDRKDLNSILPVRAIINKELSGR comes from the exons ATGAAGAACCGCAGCATGTTTCCCCGCAGCGCTGCACCGAGGGGGCAGGCAGCCTACCGTAACGGCCTGTACCCGCCACCCCCTGTGCCCCGGAGCTACGACTACAACCACCAAAGCTCGGCTGGTGTCAACAG CTTCTATGTTCCTGAACTAGACAGGTTGCCTAGATATGAATGGACGCCCAGACCACTATCTCCAGTCCCTCATCTCGTCCCTGCTCCCCACACACCAACTATGACCAATGGGCGCAA GAGGcagaatgatgaatacagcccCTATGTTGTGAAGCGCCAACGTCTTGACTCCCCATCTCGCCCATCTATAGGCTCCCCTTTACCTCGGGCTCCTGCCCCTCGTCGTCGTGACCAGGCGGTGGCAGGGTTGTCAAGATCATCCGTTGGTTTTGAAAGCCGTTTTCCCAGCCCACCTGCTCGTATCCACCCTCAGGTGACTGGGCGGCCAACACCTGCCCAACACCTTGACTCTTCATCCTACCCATCAATAAGCTCCCCTTTACCTCGGGCTCCTGCCCCAAGTCGTCCTGACCAGGCGGTAGCAGGGTCATCAAGATCATCCTTTGGTTTTGATAGCCGTTATCCCAGCCCACCCGCCCGTATCCACCCTCAGGTGTCCGCTGTCCCAGAAAGCTCCAAAAGTCTGCAGGCCTACGCTCAAGACAAG TTAAGTGAACAGATGGTGGAGCTGTTTGAGGCGTGCCAGCAGCAAGCTTCTGATCTGCTCCGGAAGGAGATGTGCAGAGTTCAGCTTCAGAGCGACATACAGAGTGTctttgcag TGGCACGACTTTACTTGACTGGATCTTCAATGAATGGGTTGGGCTGCCGAAGCAGTGACGCTGATCTGTGTCTGGTCCTCGATGGAAAT aaaAGACCTGAAGCTATTCATGCACTCTCTGTCCTCCAAAGGTTGTTCAAGTTGTTCAAGTCACTGC CATATGTGGAGAGAACTCAGCTGATCAGAGCCAAAGTGCCGATCCTCAGGTTCAGAGAGAAAGGCAG TGAACTGGAGTTTGATCTGAATGTCAACAACACAGTGGGCATCAGAAACACATTCCTTCTGAGGAGTTATGCCTATG CTGATCTCAGGGTAAGACCCATGATCCTTGTCATCAAGAAATGGGCACGGCACAATCAAATCAATGATGCCAGCAAAGGAACGTTAAGCAGCTACGCACTCGTGCTGATGGTGCTGCACTACCTCCAGA CTCTGAAGGAACCTGTCCTCCCCTCTCTACAGAGGGACTACCCA GACTGTTTTTATCCCCTCTTGGACATCAATGTGGTTCCAGAAGGACCCAAACACATCCCCCCCTACAACTCCAAAAACCAGTCCTCTCTGGGAGAGCTCCTCCTGGGCTTTCTCAAATACTATGCCACAGACTTCAG GTGGGATAAGCAGGTGATCTCTGTTCGAGAGGCCAAAGCTTTGCCCAAGACCAATATTCTAGCGTGGAGAAACAAATACATATGTGTGGAAG AGCCGTTTGAAAGAAATAACGTCGCCAGAGCAGTCCACGAGAAGATCAAGTTTGACTCCATTAAAGCCGAGTTCGCTGAG GCATGGCGGATACTACGGGACAGGAAGGACCTGAACTCGATCCTCCCAGTCAGAGCCATCATTAACAAGGAGTTGTCCGGGAGATAA